One genomic region from Solwaraspora sp. WMMD792 encodes:
- a CDS encoding alpha-N-arabinofuranosidase — protein sequence MTMVDPAMPRPVTVHIDPAFVVAPVRRRTFGSFVEHMGRCVYTGLYEPDHPTADERGLRRDVLDLVREQGVSVVRYPGGNFVSGYRWEDGVGPRDQRPTRLDPAWHSIETNAFGLDEFVSWARSAGVEPMLAVNLGTRGPREAMDLLEYANHPGGTQLSDLRRAHGRQAPYDIRMWCLGNEMDGPWQLGHQTADEYGRRAAETARGMRMIDPDLELVVCGSSGPAMPTFAAWEATVLEHTYDQVDYVSAHLYFEEQDGDLTSFLASSVEMDRFIGDIVATCDHVRAKTRSSKRMQISFDEWNVWYMRRFLAEGVPTEWVRAPSLSEDDYTVADAVVVGSSLITLLRNSDRVTAACQAQLVNTIAAIRAEPGGPAWRQTIFYPFAYTARHARGTVLRVECGSGPVVETARYGEVPLLDVVATHDDDADQLVIFAVNRGQRESLVLDIDLRAFPGYRVVEQCVLTDPDVRAANTSAQPDRVRPQTLPGPAVDQGRLSVMLPSVSWTMVRLATSG from the coding sequence ATGACGATGGTCGACCCGGCAATGCCCCGCCCGGTGACGGTGCACATCGACCCGGCGTTCGTGGTCGCACCGGTCCGGCGCCGTACCTTCGGATCCTTCGTCGAACACATGGGCCGGTGCGTGTACACCGGGCTCTACGAGCCCGACCATCCGACCGCCGACGAGCGTGGACTGCGCCGTGACGTGCTCGACCTGGTCCGGGAACAGGGCGTTTCGGTGGTCCGCTACCCCGGGGGCAACTTCGTCTCGGGCTACCGCTGGGAGGACGGGGTGGGGCCCCGGGACCAGCGTCCCACCCGGCTCGACCCGGCCTGGCACAGCATCGAGACCAACGCTTTCGGGCTGGACGAGTTCGTCAGCTGGGCGCGGTCCGCCGGGGTCGAGCCAATGTTGGCGGTCAACCTGGGCACCCGGGGTCCGCGCGAGGCGATGGACCTGCTGGAGTACGCCAACCATCCGGGCGGCACCCAGCTGTCCGATCTGCGCCGGGCGCACGGCCGGCAGGCCCCGTACGACATCCGGATGTGGTGTCTCGGCAACGAGATGGACGGGCCGTGGCAGCTGGGCCATCAGACCGCCGACGAGTACGGGCGACGGGCCGCCGAGACGGCCCGGGGGATGCGGATGATCGACCCCGATCTGGAGCTGGTCGTCTGTGGCAGCTCCGGTCCCGCCATGCCGACCTTCGCGGCCTGGGAGGCGACCGTCCTGGAACACACCTACGACCAGGTCGACTACGTCTCCGCCCATCTCTACTTCGAGGAGCAGGACGGGGACCTGACCAGTTTCCTGGCGTCGTCGGTGGAGATGGACCGATTCATCGGGGACATCGTGGCCACCTGTGACCACGTCCGGGCCAAGACCCGGAGCAGCAAGCGGATGCAGATCTCGTTCGACGAGTGGAACGTCTGGTACATGCGCCGGTTCCTTGCCGAGGGGGTGCCGACCGAGTGGGTGCGGGCGCCGTCGCTCAGCGAGGACGACTACACCGTCGCCGACGCCGTGGTGGTGGGCTCCTCGCTGATCACCCTGTTGCGCAACAGCGACCGGGTGACCGCCGCCTGTCAGGCTCAGCTGGTCAACACGATCGCGGCCATCCGCGCGGAGCCGGGCGGTCCGGCCTGGCGGCAGACGATCTTCTACCCCTTCGCGTACACCGCCCGCCACGCCCGAGGGACGGTGCTGCGGGTCGAGTGTGGCAGCGGGCCGGTCGTGGAGACTGCGCGGTACGGCGAGGTGCCGCTGCTGGATGTCGTGGCCACCCACGACGACGACGCGGATCAGCTGGTGATCTTCGCTGTCAACCGTGGGCAGCGGGAGTCCCTCGTGCTCGACATCGACCTGCGGGCATTCCCCGGCTACCGGGTCGTTGAGCAGTGCGTGCTGACCGACCCGGACGTGCGGGCCGCCAACACGTCGGCGCAGCCGGACCGGGTCCGTCCCCAGACCCTTCCCGGCCCGGCGGTCGACCAGGGGCGGCTGTCGGTGATGCTGCCGTCCGTCTCCTGGACGATGGTGCGTCTGGCGACGTCAGGCTGA
- a CDS encoding SAM-dependent methyltransferase produces the protein MSIEERAPVGVDTTRPSVARVYDYMLGGKDNFAVDRQAGEMALQVTPDGPLAARANRGFLRRAVRHLVAEAGVRQFLDIGSGLPTQGNVHEIAHQVDPQVRVVYVDSDPMVLAHGRALLDSSPMTTVVQADTRDPEQILANPDVQSMIDLDQPVGLLMLGILHHLGDDEDPAGVATVYRDAVPSGSYLALSHFHNPGDSQPEAARKALVVEKIFNQTLGTGRWRQRDEILGYFGDFEMLEPGLVPLAEWRPDPDDEPSEQTDTYYTFVGGVARKP, from the coding sequence GTGAGCATTGAGGAACGAGCCCCGGTCGGGGTGGACACCACCCGCCCCAGCGTCGCCCGCGTGTACGACTACATGCTCGGCGGCAAGGACAACTTCGCGGTCGATCGCCAGGCCGGCGAGATGGCGCTGCAGGTCACCCCCGACGGTCCGCTGGCCGCCCGGGCCAACCGCGGCTTCCTGCGCCGCGCGGTGCGGCACCTGGTCGCCGAGGCCGGCGTGCGGCAGTTCCTCGACATCGGCTCGGGCCTGCCGACCCAGGGCAACGTGCACGAGATCGCCCACCAGGTCGACCCGCAGGTGCGGGTGGTGTACGTGGACAGTGACCCGATGGTGCTGGCACACGGTCGGGCGCTGCTCGACAGCTCTCCGATGACCACCGTCGTCCAGGCGGACACCCGCGACCCGGAGCAGATCCTGGCCAACCCCGACGTACAGTCGATGATCGACCTGGATCAGCCGGTCGGTCTGCTGATGCTCGGCATCCTGCACCATCTCGGTGACGACGAGGATCCAGCCGGGGTGGCGACGGTCTACCGGGACGCGGTCCCGAGCGGGAGCTACCTGGCCCTGTCCCACTTCCACAACCCAGGTGACAGCCAGCCGGAGGCCGCCCGCAAGGCGCTCGTGGTCGAGAAGATCTTCAACCAGACGTTGGGTACCGGTCGGTGGCGCCAACGCGACGAGATCCTTGGGTACTTCGGCGACTTCGAGATGCTCGAACCGGGCCTGGTGCCCCTTGCGGAGTGGCGTCCGGACCCTGACGACGAGCCGTCGGAGCAGACCGACACCTACTACACCTTCGTCGGCGGCGTCGCCCGCAAGCCCTGA
- a CDS encoding HAD family phosphatase, whose product MISAVVFDMDGVLIDTEPVWEQVRRDYVAGAGGRWLPDAQQRLMGMSTPEWAGYLDADLGVGRGADRVADEVIDAMAARYRAELPLIPGAIEVVRDLAGRFPLALASSSPRRLIEQVLATAGLTEAFQATVSTEECAAGKPDPEVYQVAARLLGVPPQRCLAVEDSSNGLRSAVAAGLVVVAVPHPGYPPAADALAGATLVVDRLDELTVDRVLALAVDRG is encoded by the coding sequence ATGATCTCGGCGGTGGTGTTCGACATGGACGGCGTACTCATCGATACCGAGCCGGTCTGGGAGCAGGTCCGGCGCGACTACGTGGCCGGCGCCGGTGGTCGGTGGCTGCCGGACGCCCAGCAGCGGTTGATGGGGATGAGTACCCCGGAGTGGGCCGGCTACCTGGACGCGGACCTCGGCGTCGGGCGCGGCGCCGACCGGGTCGCCGACGAGGTGATCGACGCCATGGCGGCGCGGTACCGGGCCGAGCTGCCGCTGATCCCGGGCGCGATCGAGGTGGTCCGCGACCTCGCCGGGCGGTTCCCGCTCGCGCTGGCCAGCTCCTCACCCCGCCGCCTGATCGAACAGGTGCTGGCCACGGCAGGGCTCACCGAGGCGTTCCAGGCGACCGTGTCGACCGAGGAGTGCGCGGCCGGCAAGCCGGACCCCGAGGTCTACCAGGTGGCGGCACGGCTGCTCGGCGTACCGCCGCAGCGGTGCCTGGCGGTGGAGGATTCGAGCAACGGGCTGCGGTCCGCCGTGGCCGCCGGTCTGGTGGTGGTCGCGGTGCCGCACCCCGGGTACCCGCCGGCGGCCGACGCCCTGGCCGGCGCGACGCTCGTCGTCGACCGCCTCGACGAGCTGACGGTCGACCGGGTGCTCGCCCTCGCCGTCGACAGGGGATAG
- a CDS encoding DedA family protein has translation MLSDWLQRLLSMDSALIYLLVGLLVFAEDALFVGFVFPGETAAVLGGVAASLGTISLPGITVVVVSAAVAGDTTSYLIGRALGPRLLRMRFLRKRQAWVRRAQHQLAVRGGTAVFVGRFVTFFHAVMPALAGAAHMPYRRFFLYNVAGALVWGIGTVLIGYLAGSSYAAIEEVAGRAAAVVVAVLALGALVVWRLRAARRECAPDAAAGQPTSGRHRPGRGRDGCDRSGDHA, from the coding sequence GTGCTGAGCGACTGGCTGCAGCGGTTGCTGTCGATGGACAGTGCGTTGATCTACCTGCTGGTCGGGCTGTTGGTCTTCGCCGAGGACGCGCTGTTCGTCGGCTTCGTGTTCCCCGGCGAGACCGCCGCGGTGCTCGGCGGCGTCGCCGCCAGCCTCGGCACCATCTCCCTGCCCGGAATCACCGTGGTCGTGGTCAGTGCGGCCGTGGCCGGCGATACCACCAGCTATCTGATCGGCCGGGCCCTGGGGCCCCGGCTGCTGCGGATGCGCTTCCTGCGCAAGCGGCAGGCCTGGGTGCGGCGGGCGCAGCACCAGTTGGCGGTACGGGGCGGTACCGCGGTCTTCGTCGGCCGGTTCGTGACCTTCTTCCACGCGGTGATGCCCGCCCTGGCCGGCGCGGCACACATGCCGTACCGGCGGTTCTTTCTCTACAACGTCGCGGGTGCGTTGGTCTGGGGGATCGGCACGGTGCTGATCGGCTACCTGGCCGGCAGCTCGTACGCCGCGATCGAGGAGGTCGCCGGCCGGGCGGCTGCCGTCGTGGTCGCGGTGCTGGCGCTCGGGGCGCTCGTCGTCTGGCGGCTACGGGCCGCCCGTCGCGAATGTGCACCCGACGCGGCGGCTGGCCAGCCGACATCCGGCCGTCACCGGCCCGGCCGAGGCCGTGACGGCTGCGACCGGTCCGGTGACCATGCCTGA
- a CDS encoding cellulase family glycosylhydrolase: MKTRLSVAAAALLALVTSVVVLVQPAHAAVGLHVSDGRLVEANGTPFVLRGVNHAHTWYPSQTTSFANIKSLGANAVRVVLSNGHRWTRNDASDVANVISLCKANRLICVLEVHDTTGYGEEGAAATLASAADYWISLASVLRGQENYVVINIGNEPFGNSGYQNWTSHTTSAVQRLRAAGFEHAIMVDAPNWGQDWTFTMRDNAQSVWNADPARNLLFSIHMYGVFDTAAEISDYLGRFRSAGLPIAVGEFGHDHSDGNPDEDSILSYTRQHGIGWLGWSWSGNSGGVEYLDMVNNFNVNSLTSWGQRLFNGTNGIRETAREATVYSGGTPPPTTAAPTTAPPTTPPPTTAAPTTAPPTTPPPSGACTATYAVIGQWQGGFQGEVRVTAGGSALSGWRVSWTFASGQSVNQAWNATVTSTGASVSATNVSYNGNLGAGQSTTFGFIGSWTGSNPVPTLSCAAR, translated from the coding sequence GCCGCCGTCGGTCTGCACGTCAGCGACGGCCGGCTGGTCGAGGCGAACGGCACTCCGTTCGTCCTGCGCGGGGTCAACCACGCACACACCTGGTACCCCAGCCAGACCACTTCCTTCGCCAACATCAAGTCCCTGGGCGCGAACGCCGTCCGGGTGGTGCTCAGCAACGGCCATCGGTGGACCCGCAACGATGCCAGCGACGTCGCCAACGTCATTTCGCTGTGCAAGGCCAACCGGCTGATCTGCGTCCTGGAGGTGCACGACACCACCGGGTACGGCGAGGAGGGGGCCGCCGCGACCCTGGCGTCCGCCGCCGACTACTGGATCAGCCTGGCCAGCGTGCTGCGCGGCCAGGAGAACTACGTGGTCATCAACATCGGCAACGAACCGTTCGGCAACAGCGGCTACCAGAACTGGACCAGTCACACCACGAGCGCCGTGCAGCGGCTGCGTGCCGCCGGTTTCGAGCACGCGATCATGGTCGACGCACCGAACTGGGGACAGGACTGGACCTTCACGATGCGCGACAACGCGCAGTCGGTGTGGAACGCCGACCCGGCCCGGAACCTGCTCTTCTCGATCCACATGTACGGCGTGTTCGACACCGCCGCCGAGATCAGCGACTACCTCGGGCGGTTCCGCTCGGCCGGGCTGCCGATCGCGGTCGGCGAGTTCGGGCACGACCATTCCGACGGCAACCCGGACGAGGATTCGATCCTGTCCTACACCCGGCAGCACGGCATCGGCTGGCTCGGTTGGTCGTGGAGCGGCAACAGCGGCGGCGTCGAATACCTCGACATGGTGAACAACTTCAACGTCAACAGCCTCACCTCGTGGGGCCAACGGCTGTTCAACGGCACCAACGGGATTCGGGAGACCGCACGGGAGGCGACCGTCTACAGCGGCGGGACGCCACCGCCGACCACCGCTGCGCCCACCACCGCGCCCCCGACCACCCCGCCGCCCACTACCGCTGCGCCCACCACCGCGCCCCCGACCACACCGCCGCCGTCAGGGGCGTGCACCGCGACGTACGCGGTGATCGGTCAGTGGCAGGGCGGTTTCCAGGGTGAGGTCCGGGTGACCGCCGGCGGTTCGGCGCTCAGCGGCTGGCGGGTGAGCTGGACGTTCGCCAGCGGTCAGTCGGTCAACCAGGCGTGGAACGCCACCGTCACCAGCACCGGGGCGAGTGTCTCGGCGACCAACGTCAGCTACAACGGCAACCTCGGCGCCGGACAGAGCACGACCTTCGGCTTCATCGGCAGTTGGACCGGCAGCAACCCGGTGCCGACGCTGTCCTGCGCCGCGCGGTAG
- a CDS encoding NUDIX domain-containing protein: protein MSEGPRLRVGAYAVIVRDSAVLLSRLSEASPVFEPGAWHLPGGGLDPGEQPGEALTRELQEEAGLEVMSSRLLDVRSYLAHRNGTDWHVVGLLHSARVGPGEPVVTEVGGSADAIRWVPIDEIDRLPLSPPTADGLRMAELLPVPA, encoded by the coding sequence GTGAGCGAAGGTCCTCGTCTACGGGTGGGCGCGTACGCGGTGATCGTCCGGGACTCGGCGGTGCTGCTGAGCCGGTTGTCCGAGGCGTCCCCGGTGTTCGAGCCGGGTGCCTGGCATCTGCCGGGAGGTGGTCTCGATCCGGGCGAACAGCCCGGCGAGGCGCTCACCCGGGAGCTGCAGGAGGAGGCCGGGCTGGAGGTGATGTCGTCGCGGTTGCTGGACGTGCGGTCGTACCTGGCGCACCGCAACGGCACCGACTGGCACGTGGTCGGGCTGCTGCACAGCGCGCGGGTGGGGCCGGGCGAGCCGGTGGTCACCGAGGTCGGCGGCAGTGCGGACGCCATCCGGTGGGTGCCGATCGACGAGATCGACCGGCTGCCGCTGTCGCCGCCGACCGCAGACGGGCTGCGGATGGCGGAGCTGCTACCGGTGCCGGCGTAG